A genomic region of Ewingella sp. CoE-038-23 contains the following coding sequences:
- the motA gene encoding flagellar motor stator protein MotA gives MLVLIGYIVVLGSVFGGFMLVGGELGALYQPAELLIIGGAGIGAFLVGNNGKAIKSTLRALPKLFRASRYSKALYMDLMALLYRLLAKSRQQGMLSLENDIDNPQESDIFTNYPRILADKHLVEFLTDYLRLMVSGNMNAFEIEALMDEEIETYEQESEVPANSLALVGDSLPAFGIVAAVMGIVHTLAAADRPAAELGALIAHAMVGTFLGILLAYGFVSPLAAVLRQKCAENTKMMQCIKVTLLSSLNGYAPQIAVEFGRKTLYTSERPSFVELEDHVRQVKSPNKQAEEENV, from the coding sequence GTGCTAGTACTCATCGGTTACATCGTGGTCCTGGGCTCAGTCTTTGGCGGCTTCATGCTGGTTGGCGGCGAGCTGGGCGCGCTTTATCAGCCCGCAGAACTGCTGATCATCGGCGGCGCCGGTATTGGTGCGTTTCTGGTTGGTAACAACGGCAAAGCCATCAAATCAACGCTTCGCGCACTGCCGAAACTGTTCCGCGCATCGCGTTACAGCAAGGCGCTGTATATGGATCTGATGGCGCTGCTCTATCGTTTACTCGCCAAATCGCGCCAACAGGGGATGCTATCGCTGGAAAACGACATCGATAATCCGCAGGAAAGCGACATTTTCACTAATTATCCGCGCATTCTTGCCGATAAACATTTGGTGGAATTTCTCACGGACTATTTACGCCTGATGGTCAGCGGCAACATGAATGCTTTTGAAATCGAAGCGTTGATGGATGAAGAGATTGAAACCTACGAGCAAGAGAGCGAAGTGCCCGCCAACAGTCTAGCGCTGGTGGGGGATTCACTCCCGGCGTTCGGCATCGTGGCCGCGGTCATGGGGATTGTTCATACCCTGGCCGCCGCAGACCGTCCGGCGGCTGAGTTGGGTGCTTTGATTGCCCACGCGATGGTCGGCACCTTCCTTGGTATTTTGCTGGCCTACGGCTTTGTCTCCCCGCTGGCAGCAGTGTTGCGTCAGAAATGTGCTGAGAACACCAAGATGATGCAGTGCATCAAAGTGACTTTGCTTTCAAGCCTGAATGGCTATGCGCCGCAGATTGCCGTCGAGTTTGGTCGTAAAACGCTTTACACCTCCGAGCGTCCTTCATTCGTCGAACTCGAAGATCACGTTCGTCAGGTCAAATCGCCTAACAAGCAAGCGGAAGAAGAAAACGTATGA
- the hisC gene encoding histidinol-phosphate transaminase → MSDKSNLSVQALARKNVRELTPYQSARRLGGNGDVWLNANEYPLAPQFELTAQTFNRYPECQPKLVVERYAAYAGLDASQVIVSRGADEGIELLIRAFCEPGKDAILYCPPTYGMYSVSAETIGVEGRTVDANEDWSLNLPVIEAALDGVKLVYICSPNNPTGNLINPDDLRAVLEFTRGKAIVAIDEAYIEFCPQASVAGWLQEYPHLAVLRTLSKAFALAGLRCGFTLASSELIALLMKVIAPYPLATPVADIAAQALSDEGLAVMRARVSEISETRGWLIDQLNQCECVEQVFTSETNYVLARFIASSQVFKTLWDQGIILRDQNKQPGLSGCLRITVGTRAECQRVIDALRPLPGAGQTAVTTNNEFAPRKEPM, encoded by the coding sequence ATGAGTGATAAAAGCAATCTCAGCGTTCAGGCGCTGGCCCGTAAAAACGTTCGCGAGCTGACACCTTATCAGTCAGCTCGTCGTCTGGGTGGCAATGGCGATGTCTGGTTAAATGCCAATGAATATCCGCTGGCTCCGCAGTTCGAACTCACCGCGCAGACTTTCAACCGCTACCCAGAATGCCAGCCGAAGCTGGTGGTGGAGCGCTACGCGGCCTACGCCGGTCTGGATGCCAGTCAGGTAATCGTCAGCCGTGGCGCCGACGAAGGCATTGAGTTGCTGATCCGCGCGTTCTGCGAGCCGGGCAAAGACGCCATCCTTTATTGCCCGCCTACTTACGGCATGTACAGCGTCAGCGCCGAGACTATCGGCGTGGAAGGTCGCACGGTTGACGCCAATGAAGACTGGTCGCTGAACCTGCCTGTCATAGAGGCGGCGCTCGACGGCGTAAAGCTGGTCTATATCTGTAGCCCAAACAACCCGACCGGCAATCTGATCAATCCCGATGATTTGCGAGCCGTGCTGGAATTCACGCGCGGCAAGGCGATTGTTGCTATAGATGAAGCGTATATTGAGTTCTGCCCGCAGGCCTCGGTCGCCGGCTGGCTGCAAGAGTATCCGCACCTCGCCGTGCTGCGCACCCTCTCCAAAGCCTTTGCTCTGGCCGGACTGCGCTGTGGCTTCACCTTAGCCAGCAGCGAACTGATTGCTCTATTAATGAAAGTGATCGCCCCTTATCCACTGGCAACGCCGGTTGCCGACATTGCCGCGCAGGCGCTGAGTGATGAAGGCTTGGCGGTTATGCGTGCGCGGGTATCAGAAATCAGTGAAACCCGTGGCTGGCTGATCGACCAATTAAATCAGTGCGAATGCGTAGAGCAGGTATTTACCAGCGAAACCAACTACGTGTTGGCTCGCTTCATTGCTTCCAGCCAGGTCTTTAAAACACTGTGGGATCAGGGCATTATCTTACGTGATCAGAATAAACAACCGGGTCTTTCCGGCTGCTTACGCATTACCGTAGGCACCCGTGCCGAGTGCCAGCGAGTCATCGACGCGCTGCGCCCACTGCCCGGCGCGGGCCAGACGGCAGTAACCACTAATAATGAATTTGCCCCAAGAAAGGAGCCTATGTGA
- the cheA gene encoding chemotaxis protein CheA, translating to MDISDFYQTFFDEADELLADMEQHLLLLDPQTPDIEQLNAIFRAAHSIKGGAATFGFSVLQETTHLLENLLDGARRAEMSLSTDIINLFLETKDIMQEQLDAYKSSQDPDAESFEYICAALRQLALEAQAQLQGAPTVDLHVVTESAAVNSAPTAASSGGLRILLSGLKEAEVPLMLEELGNLGDVQDAVQTANSVEATLNTTLSEDDISAVLCFVIEPEQISFSQPAANDVEPAVAEPQAVAAQPVAPIEEAAPRAAPALAVVPDSAPPAKARAPKAAESTSIRVAVEKVDQLINLVGELVITQSMLAQRSDLLDPVAHSDLLNSMGQLERNARDLQESVMSIRMMPMEYVFSRFPRLVRDLASKLNKQIELTLLGSSTELDKSLIERIIDPLTHLVRNSLDHGVESPDVRIANGKHPTGNLTLSAEHQGGNICIEVVDDGAGLNREKILAKAASQGMNVNDNMSDEEVGMLIFAPGFSTAEKVTDVSGRGVGMDVVKRNIQEMGGHVEIHSQQGKGTTIRILLPLTLAILDGMSVKVGEEVFILPLNAVMESLQPLAEDLHPLAGGERVLQVRGEYLPLVELYNVFDVTGAKTEATQAIVVILQSAGRRYALLVDQLIGQHQVVVKNLESNYRKVPGISAATILGDGSVALIVDVSALQALNRDKRAVDSAVA from the coding sequence ATGGATATTAGTGATTTTTACCAAACGTTTTTCGATGAAGCAGACGAACTGCTGGCGGATATGGAGCAACACCTGTTGCTGCTTGACCCCCAGACGCCTGATATCGAGCAGCTCAACGCGATTTTCCGCGCGGCGCACTCGATTAAAGGCGGGGCCGCCACCTTTGGATTCTCAGTTCTGCAGGAAACCACCCATTTATTGGAAAACCTGCTCGACGGTGCACGACGCGCAGAAATGAGCCTGAGCACTGACATCATCAACCTGTTTTTGGAAACGAAAGACATTATGCAGGAGCAACTGGACGCCTATAAATCCTCTCAGGACCCTGATGCTGAAAGCTTCGAATACATCTGCGCCGCGCTGCGCCAACTGGCGCTTGAAGCTCAAGCACAGCTGCAGGGCGCACCGACGGTCGATCTTCACGTTGTGACGGAGTCAGCGGCGGTGAACTCTGCGCCGACGGCGGCCTCGAGCGGCGGTTTACGCATTCTGCTTTCTGGCTTGAAAGAGGCCGAAGTGCCGCTGATGCTGGAAGAGCTGGGCAATCTTGGCGATGTGCAGGACGCCGTACAGACAGCGAATAGCGTCGAAGCGACCCTCAACACCACGCTGAGCGAAGACGACATCAGCGCCGTGCTTTGCTTTGTTATCGAACCTGAACAAATCAGCTTTAGCCAGCCCGCCGCCAATGACGTCGAGCCGGCCGTTGCTGAACCACAGGCCGTGGCCGCGCAACCTGTCGCGCCAATTGAGGAAGCCGCGCCGCGCGCTGCGCCCGCTCTGGCTGTCGTGCCTGACTCGGCGCCACCGGCGAAAGCGCGCGCGCCAAAAGCCGCTGAATCAACCAGCATCCGCGTGGCGGTTGAGAAGGTGGATCAGCTGATTAACTTAGTCGGCGAATTGGTCATAACCCAGTCTATGCTGGCCCAGCGTTCTGACCTGCTGGACCCGGTGGCCCACAGCGATTTGCTCAACAGTATGGGGCAGTTGGAGCGCAACGCGCGTGACCTGCAAGAGTCGGTGATGTCCATTCGTATGATGCCGATGGAGTACGTTTTCAGTCGCTTCCCGCGTCTTGTCCGTGACCTTGCCAGCAAGCTGAACAAGCAGATTGAATTGACGCTGCTCGGCAGTTCGACCGAGCTGGACAAGAGCCTGATCGAAAGAATCATCGACCCATTAACCCACCTGGTGCGTAACAGTCTGGACCACGGCGTGGAGTCTCCCGACGTGCGTATCGCCAACGGCAAGCATCCGACGGGCAATCTGACCCTTTCCGCAGAACATCAGGGCGGGAATATCTGCATTGAAGTGGTAGATGACGGTGCGGGTCTGAATCGCGAGAAGATTTTGGCCAAAGCCGCGTCGCAGGGGATGAACGTCAACGACAATATGAGTGATGAAGAAGTCGGGATGCTTATCTTCGCGCCAGGTTTCTCGACTGCGGAAAAAGTGACTGACGTTTCAGGCCGTGGCGTGGGCATGGACGTGGTGAAACGAAATATCCAGGAGATGGGCGGTCACGTTGAAATCCATTCTCAACAGGGTAAAGGCACCACCATCCGCATTCTTCTGCCGCTGACGCTGGCGATTCTGGACGGTATGTCCGTCAAAGTCGGCGAAGAGGTGTTTATCCTGCCATTAAACGCGGTGATGGAATCTCTGCAACCTTTGGCTGAAGACTTACATCCGCTGGCCGGTGGCGAGCGCGTTCTGCAAGTGCGTGGCGAATATCTGCCGCTGGTCGAGTTGTACAACGTGTTTGACGTGACCGGGGCGAAAACCGAGGCGACGCAGGCCATCGTGGTGATCCTGCAAAGTGCCGGACGCCGCTACGCGCTGCTGGTGGATCAGTTGATCGGTCAGCATCAAGTGGTGGTGAAAAACCTCGAGAGTAACTATCGCAAAGTACCGGGGATTTCCGCCGCGACCATTTTGGGCGACGGCAGCGTGGCGCTGATTGTTGATGTATCAGCCCTGCAGGCGCTTAACCGTGACAAACGTGCCGTAGACTCGGCCGTTGCATAA
- the cheW gene encoding chemotaxis protein CheW gives MAGLATVTKMAGETVGQEFLIFTLGDEEYGIDILKVQEIRGYDQVTRIANTPAFIKGVTNLRGVIVPIIDLRVKFAQQNVEYNENTVVIVLNFENRVVGIVVDGVSDVLSLTQEQIRPAPEFAVTLSTEYLTGLGSLGDRMLILVDIEKLLSSEEMALVESVAKA, from the coding sequence ATGGCCGGACTTGCAACCGTGACAAAAATGGCAGGTGAAACGGTAGGACAGGAATTCCTGATTTTTACGCTGGGTGATGAAGAATACGGTATCGATATTCTCAAAGTGCAGGAGATCCGTGGTTACGATCAGGTAACCCGCATCGCCAACACCCCGGCATTCATCAAGGGCGTCACCAACCTGCGCGGCGTCATCGTTCCAATTATCGACCTGCGGGTTAAGTTCGCCCAGCAGAACGTTGAATATAATGAAAACACCGTGGTTATCGTGCTGAACTTCGAAAACCGGGTAGTGGGTATTGTGGTTGACGGCGTGTCTGACGTGCTCTCTCTGACTCAGGAGCAAATTCGCCCTGCGCCAGAGTTCGCGGTAACGCTTTCTACCGAATACTTAACCGGCCTTGGTTCACTGGGCGATCGGATGTTGATTTTGGTCGACATCGAGAAGTTGCTGAGCAGCGAAGAAATGGCACTGGTAGAAAGTGTGGCAAAAGCTTGA
- the hisL gene encoding his operon leader peptide — MTNVLFNHHHHHHPD; from the coding sequence ATGACTAACGTTCTGTTCAACCACCATCATCACCATCACCCTGACTAG
- the flhC gene encoding flagellar transcriptional regulator FlhC — protein MSLIKAPSTPREASAKPVEKSIVQEARDIQLAMELISLGARLQMLESETQLSRGRLIKLYKELRGSPPPKGMLPFSTDWFMTWEQNIHSSMFYNAYTFLMKSGHCNGVEAVIKAYRLYLEQCPEQPGEAPILALTRAWTLVRFVDSGMLQLSSCNCCDGSFITHAHQPRHGFVCSLCQPPSRAVKKRKLSPEAADSTSQELDEKVKRAV, from the coding sequence ATGTCCCTGATAAAAGCACCATCGACACCGAGAGAGGCTTCGGCCAAACCCGTCGAAAAAAGTATTGTTCAGGAAGCGCGGGATATTCAGTTAGCGATGGAATTGATTTCGCTGGGTGCCCGTTTACAGATGCTGGAAAGCGAAACGCAGCTTAGCCGTGGTCGGTTAATTAAACTCTACAAAGAGCTGCGTGGTAGCCCTCCACCGAAAGGGATGTTGCCGTTCTCCACCGATTGGTTCATGACGTGGGAACAAAACATTCACTCCTCGATGTTCTACAACGCCTACACCTTCCTGATGAAGAGCGGGCATTGCAATGGCGTTGAGGCGGTTATCAAGGCATATCGTCTGTATCTGGAGCAGTGTCCAGAGCAGCCGGGTGAAGCGCCGATTTTGGCCCTGACCCGTGCGTGGACATTGGTTCGATTTGTTGACAGCGGCATGCTGCAACTCTCTTCTTGCAACTGCTGCGATGGTTCTTTTATTACCCATGCACATCAGCCACGTCACGGTTTTGTGTGCAGTCTTTGCCAACCACCTTCACGAGCAGTAAAAAAACGTAAACTTTCCCCGGAAGCTGCCGATAGTACATCTCAAGAGCTGGACGAAAAGGTCAAGCGCGCAGTTTGA
- the hisG gene encoding ATP phosphoribosyltransferase, producing the protein MLDKSRLRIAMQKSGRLSDDSRELLARCGIKINLQEQRLIAFAENMPIDILRVRDDDIPGLVMDGVVDLGIIGENVLEEELLNRRAQGEDPRYFTLRRLDFGGCRLSLATPLDCDYTGPQSLQNARIATSYPHILKQYLDKQGVEFKSCLLNGSVEVAPRAGLADAICDLVSTGATLEANGLREVEVIYRSKACLIQRDGEMPQEKQLLIDRLMTRIQGVIQARESKYIMLHAPSERLDEIISLLPGAERPTILPLAGDQQRVAMHMVSSETLFWETMEKLKALGASSILVLPIEKMME; encoded by the coding sequence ATGTTGGATAAATCACGTTTACGGATAGCAATGCAGAAGTCAGGTCGCCTGAGCGACGATTCACGCGAACTGCTGGCACGCTGTGGGATCAAAATTAACCTGCAAGAGCAACGCCTGATCGCTTTCGCAGAGAATATGCCGATCGATATCCTGCGCGTGCGCGATGACGATATCCCAGGGCTGGTGATGGACGGCGTGGTGGACTTAGGCATTATCGGCGAAAACGTGCTGGAAGAAGAGCTGCTGAACCGCCGCGCACAGGGCGAAGACCCGCGTTACTTCACCCTACGTCGTCTGGACTTCGGCGGCTGCCGCCTCTCATTGGCCACCCCACTGGACTGCGACTACACCGGCCCGCAAAGCCTGCAAAATGCCCGTATCGCCACCTCTTACCCACACATCCTTAAACAGTACCTCGACAAGCAAGGCGTAGAGTTCAAATCCTGCCTGCTGAACGGCTCTGTCGAAGTGGCACCGCGCGCCGGTCTGGCCGACGCCATTTGTGACTTGGTCTCTACCGGCGCAACCTTAGAAGCCAACGGCCTGCGCGAAGTGGAAGTCATTTACCGTTCGAAAGCCTGTCTGATTCAGCGCGACGGCGAAATGCCGCAAGAGAAACAGCTGCTGATCGACCGCCTGATGACCCGTATTCAGGGCGTGATTCAGGCTCGCGAATCCAAATACATTATGTTGCACGCGCCAAGCGAGCGTCTGGACGAAATCATCAGCCTGCTGCCAGGTGCCGAGCGCCCTACTATTCTGCCTCTGGCGGGCGACCAGCAGCGCGTGGCGATGCACATGGTCAGCAGTGAAACCCTGTTCTGGGAAACCATGGAAAAGCTGAAAGCCCTCGGCGCCAGCTCCATTCTGGTCTTACCAATCGAAAAAATGATGGAGTAA
- the flhD gene encoding flagellar transcriptional regulator FlhD has product MSELLKHIYDINLSYLLLAQRLINDEKASAMFRLGIDDVMADALAGLTLPQMVKLAETNQLLCQFRFDDSKTIERLTQESRVDDLQQIHTGILLSSHLLKGLSAKDSSASKKRA; this is encoded by the coding sequence ATGTCAGAATTGCTTAAACATATTTATGACATCAATCTGTCATATTTGCTGTTAGCACAGCGGTTAATAAACGACGAAAAGGCTTCCGCGATGTTCCGGTTGGGGATCGACGATGTCATGGCTGACGCGTTAGCTGGCCTGACTTTGCCGCAAATGGTGAAGTTAGCTGAAACGAATCAGTTGCTGTGCCAGTTTCGTTTCGACGACAGCAAGACGATTGAGCGTTTGACGCAAGAGTCGCGAGTGGATGATTTACAGCAAATCCACACAGGTATTCTGTTGTCTAGCCATTTGCTGAAAGGGCTTTCAGCTAAAGACAGCAGCGCCTCTAAGAAAAGGGCATAA
- a CDS encoding SDR family oxidoreductase has protein sequence MKKVAIVGLGWLGMPLAMSLAMKGYEVVGSKTTPDGVDAARMCGINCFPLVFKPEMECEAADLDVLLNVDALIITLPARRTVEGSELYFQAVQQLVDSALAYNVGRIIFTSSTSVYGDGTGTMRENSPLRPVTPSGRVLEELENWFHRLPNTSVDVLRLAGLVGADRHPGRFLAGKTDVQGGDDGVNLVHQDDVIQAITLLLGLPKGGHTYNLCAPVHTQKRHFYPAFARQLGLTEPQFAEVAEGQPSGKLIDGSLICKELGFEYQYPDPEMMPVS, from the coding sequence ATGAAAAAAGTCGCAATAGTGGGGTTGGGGTGGTTAGGTATGCCACTCGCAATGTCTCTGGCCATGAAGGGGTATGAGGTTGTCGGCAGTAAGACCACGCCGGACGGCGTCGACGCCGCGCGCATGTGTGGTATCAACTGTTTCCCTCTGGTCTTTAAGCCGGAGATGGAGTGTGAAGCGGCCGATCTGGATGTACTATTAAATGTCGACGCGCTGATCATCACCTTGCCGGCGCGCCGGACGGTGGAGGGCAGTGAGCTCTATTTTCAGGCGGTTCAGCAGCTGGTGGACAGCGCGCTGGCGTACAATGTTGGCCGCATCATCTTTACTAGCTCGACATCTGTCTATGGTGATGGCACGGGAACCATGCGTGAGAACTCACCGCTGCGTCCGGTAACGCCAAGCGGCAGAGTGCTTGAGGAGCTGGAAAACTGGTTCCATCGCTTGCCTAATACCTCGGTTGATGTACTTAGACTGGCGGGGCTGGTGGGCGCGGATCGTCATCCGGGACGCTTCCTTGCCGGCAAGACCGACGTACAGGGCGGGGACGATGGCGTCAACTTGGTCCATCAGGATGATGTTATTCAGGCCATCACTCTTCTGCTCGGCTTGCCGAAGGGCGGACATACTTATAATTTGTGCGCGCCGGTGCATACCCAAAAACGTCATTTCTATCCTGCCTTTGCTCGCCAGCTTGGGCTTACGGAACCGCAGTTTGCTGAAGTTGCTGAAGGGCAGCCGAGCGGCAAGCTGATCGACGGCAGCCTCATCTGCAAAGAGTTGGGTTTCGAGTATCAATACCCAGATCCTGAAATGATGCCGGTTAGCTAA
- the hisD gene encoding histidinol dehydrogenase, which produces MQPTAFSTPIDWQQCSEEQRRDLLTRPAISASDRITESVSEILSRVRNEGDSALREYCAKFDKTDVADIRVTARQIEDASARLGDDVKQAMAHAVRNITTFHEAQKLAVVDIETQPGVRCQQLTRPIQSVGLYIPGGSAPLVSTVLMLATPAAIAGCQRVTLCSPPPIADEILYAAKLCGVSEVYQLGGAQAIAALAFGTESVPKVAKIFGPGNAYVTEAKRQVSQSLNGAAIDMPAGPSEVLVIADSGATPDFVASDLLSQAEHGPDSQVVLLTPSLQMAKAVAEAVERQLALLSRKEIARQALESSRLIVAKDLAQCIEISNAYGPEHLILQTREPEALVDSITSAGSVFLGDWSPESAGDYASGTNHVLPTYGYTATYSSLGLADFQKRMTVQQLTPQGLLGLATTIETLAQAEQLTAHKNAVTLRVNALKEQGQ; this is translated from the coding sequence ATGCAGCCAACCGCGTTCAGTACCCCTATTGACTGGCAGCAATGTAGCGAAGAGCAGCGTCGCGATTTGCTGACTCGTCCGGCAATCTCCGCCTCTGACCGAATCACCGAGTCAGTCAGCGAGATCCTTAGCCGCGTTCGCAACGAAGGCGACAGCGCCTTACGCGAGTATTGCGCCAAATTCGATAAAACCGATGTCGCCGACATTCGCGTCACCGCCCGGCAAATCGAAGACGCCTCGGCTCGCCTTGGCGACGACGTGAAACAGGCGATGGCGCACGCGGTACGCAATATCACCACCTTCCATGAAGCGCAAAAGCTGGCGGTGGTCGATATTGAAACCCAGCCCGGGGTGCGCTGCCAGCAGCTGACCCGCCCGATTCAGTCGGTGGGTCTGTATATTCCTGGCGGCTCTGCGCCGTTGGTATCGACGGTATTAATGTTAGCGACGCCTGCAGCGATTGCGGGCTGTCAGCGTGTGACGCTGTGCTCACCGCCACCGATTGCCGATGAAATCTTATATGCCGCCAAGCTGTGTGGCGTCAGTGAGGTTTACCAACTCGGCGGCGCGCAGGCCATCGCCGCTCTGGCCTTCGGGACAGAAAGCGTGCCTAAAGTGGCTAAAATCTTCGGGCCGGGCAATGCCTACGTCACCGAAGCCAAGCGTCAAGTTAGCCAAAGCCTCAATGGCGCGGCGATTGATATGCCAGCCGGACCGTCCGAAGTGCTGGTGATTGCCGACAGTGGCGCAACGCCTGACTTCGTGGCTTCTGACCTGTTGTCGCAAGCAGAACACGGCCCGGATTCACAGGTGGTGCTGCTGACGCCTAGTCTGCAGATGGCAAAAGCCGTGGCCGAAGCCGTAGAGCGTCAGCTTGCCCTGCTTTCGCGCAAAGAAATTGCCCGCCAGGCGCTGGAAAGCAGCCGCCTAATCGTGGCGAAAGACTTAGCACAGTGTATTGAAATCAGTAACGCTTACGGCCCGGAGCACCTGATTTTACAAACCCGCGAGCCGGAAGCCTTGGTAGACAGCATCACCAGCGCGGGCTCGGTGTTTCTCGGTGACTGGTCACCGGAATCTGCGGGAGACTACGCCTCGGGCACCAACCACGTGCTGCCGACCTATGGGTATACCGCCACTTACTCAAGCCTCGGGCTGGCGGATTTCCAGAAACGCATGACGGTACAACAGCTTACGCCGCAGGGCTTGCTGGGTCTGGCGACCACCATTGAAACACTGGCGCAGGCTGAACAACTGACAGCTCATAAAAATGCCGTAACCCTGCGCGTCAATGCGCTGAAGGAGCAAGGACAATGA
- the motB gene encoding flagellar motor protein MotB: MKHQSHPIVVVRRKKAKHGGGHHGGSWKIAYADFMTAMMAFFLVMWLISISSPKELVQIAEYFRTPLAVAITNGPRSSDATSPIPGGGDDPTQQDGEVHKMIQSQGDQREIGDLQRLQEKLEQMLISDPRLKDLRPHLMINLTEQGLRIQIIDSQNRPMFQLGSATVEPYMRYILRAIAPVLDDFPNKISLAGHTDDMPYAMGERGYSNWELSTDRANASRRELTAGGLSEGKVLRVMGMGSTMQLKDHPSGDAINRRISILVLNKHAEEAIERENSEGEAVTISDAGELKKMVPGSDTQAPAPVEPPSAKASSAFAPHLTSKEPPTESTTPPTSGQSLPTQPSQEQQQPKSETVTPESSSSSNRPTTAIPAAADVTAQPASSASRDSQQR; encoded by the coding sequence ATGAAGCATCAGAGTCATCCCATCGTTGTGGTGCGCAGGAAAAAGGCCAAGCACGGCGGCGGGCATCACGGCGGGTCGTGGAAGATTGCTTATGCCGACTTTATGACGGCGATGATGGCATTCTTCCTGGTGATGTGGCTTATCTCCATTTCCAGCCCGAAAGAGCTGGTGCAGATTGCTGAATACTTCCGTACGCCATTGGCCGTGGCCATTACCAATGGTCCGCGCAGCAGCGACGCCACCAGCCCGATTCCGGGCGGCGGGGATGACCCAACCCAGCAGGATGGCGAAGTGCATAAGATGATCCAGTCGCAGGGCGACCAGCGTGAAATCGGTGATTTGCAGCGCCTGCAAGAGAAGCTAGAGCAGATGCTGATTTCCGATCCGCGTCTGAAAGATTTGCGCCCGCACCTGATGATTAACCTCACGGAGCAGGGGCTGCGTATCCAGATTATCGATAGCCAGAACCGCCCGATGTTCCAACTGGGCAGCGCCACGGTAGAGCCTTATATGCGCTATATCTTGCGGGCGATTGCTCCGGTGCTGGATGATTTTCCCAACAAGATAAGCCTCGCCGGTCATACCGATGATATGCCGTACGCCATGGGCGAACGCGGCTACAGCAACTGGGAACTGTCGACCGATCGCGCCAACGCCTCGCGCCGTGAATTAACCGCCGGTGGCCTGAGCGAAGGCAAAGTGCTGCGCGTGATGGGCATGGGTTCCACCATGCAGCTGAAAGACCATCCGTCCGGCGACGCGATTAACCGTCGCATCAGTATTTTAGTGCTGAATAAACATGCCGAAGAGGCCATCGAGCGCGAAAACAGCGAGGGTGAAGCCGTCACCATTAGCGACGCGGGCGAATTGAAAAAGATGGTTCCGGGCAGTGACACTCAGGCTCCGGCCCCGGTTGAGCCACCAAGCGCCAAGGCGTCATCGGCTTTCGCGCCGCACCTGACATCCAAGGAACCGCCAACAGAATCAACAACACCACCAACATCAGGGCAATCTTTACCGACGCAGCCCTCACAAGAACAACAACAACCCAAGAGTGAGACGGTGACTCCGGAAAGTTCTTCTTCGTCTAACAGACCAACCACGGCGATCCCTGCCGCGGCGGACGTTACGGCGCAACCGGCATCATCGGCAAGCCGCGATTCACAGCAGAGGTGA